Below is a genomic region from Clostridiales bacterium.
TGTACACATACATTATGACGCAAAAAAAGTGCACGGTGAAAATTGCAGTTAAATACCGTAACACGAACCAATAAACACATCACTACGATTAAAGTAAGTAATGCCAAACAAAAACCTTGTATAGTAAACAGAAAATCTTTTGCTACAAGCTTTAGTTTATTCAAAATAATCCTCCTGTAGATAAAATTTTTCTACGAACAATTTTACCATATATATTATGCCAACGCAAGCATGAAGCAAAGAGATACTGGTTTTTGCAACAGGAATTTAAACATTATCTTGAATTAATTTTGCAAGTATAGTAGAATGATACTTGGGCTAGAGATTTTAAAGATGAGCGACTGTGGTGGAATAGGCAGACACGTACGTTTGAGGGGCGTATGCTAAATGCATGTGGGTTCAAGTCCCATCGGTCGCACCAGATGTAAGATTGATATATGACCAATCAGCAATAAAGGTAGGGTGAAGTTAGATGAAAAGGCTGTTTGTGAATGAAATAAGATTTAGTAAGGATGAGGTAGATAGCAATATATATCCATTTAATATAAAATGTTTAAGAGGTTTTGAAAAATTGAGGATAGATAGTCCTGTTACTTTTTTTTGCGGAGAAAATGGAGCTGGTAAATCTACATTGATAGAAGGCATTGCTATTGCTTTAGGATTGAATCCTGAAGGTGGTAGTGATAATATGCAATTTTCAAACTATGACGATTATTCAGATTTGTATAAGTATTTGACAATTAGTAAATTTGGAGTACCTAAGACGAAGTTTTTTTTAAGAGCGGAGTCTTTTTATAATGTTGCAACAGACATTAGCAAAAATGGAGATCTAGTGTATACGACTTATGGAGGAGAAGATTTACATTTGTGTTCACATGGAGAGTCTTTTTTAAAGCTTGTAGAGCATAGATTCTGGGATAATGGATTATACATTTTAGATGAGCCAGAATCCGCATTGTCTCCACAAAGTCAAATGACGCTACTTTGCTATATAAATGATTTGGTAAAGAGAGGATCCCAATTCATAATTGCAACTCATTCTCCGATATTATTATCTTATGAACGCGCCCAAATAATTGAAGTAAGTAAAGAGATAAAAGAAATAAAGTATGAAGATACAGAAGCCTACCAAATATATAAGTATTTTTTGAATAATCCTTCCAGAATGCAAAAAGCCTTATTCGAAGGGTAGATGCTTAAACTTAAATTATGTTTCTCTTATTTTATTCATAGTACGTATTACGTAGTTTTTTAATTTGTTATCGAATTCTTCTTTTGATACTTCACTTTGTTCTATCATAGATAATCCTTTTTCCCAGCTGGCGGTTAGTTTTGGGTCCAATAATTCTTTTGCAGTTTTTTTAACAAGATTTGCTATGGCAAGGCCTTTTTTTGTTGGAGTTACAGCCTGAGTTTTTTTGTTTATGTCGATGTATCCAATATTATGTAGCTTTTTTATAATGCCAGCTCTTGTAGCAGATGTACCTATGCCACATGTCTTAATTTGTTCACGAAGTTCTTCATCCTCAATAAACTTACCAGCTTTTTCCATTGTTATTATCAATGATCCATCGGTATATCGAAGAGGAGGTTTAGTTTGCTTTTCTAAAAGATCAAACCCTGTTACGTCACATTCTTCTTTTTTGGTGAGAGCACCGAGATTAGACAAAGTTTCCTCTTTTGAATTTTTGGATGGCATATTGTATACTTCTTTCCAACCAATAGTATCTAGAGTTCTGGAATTAGTAATAAATAGCTCATTGTCTATTAGTGTTTCAACTTTGATTGTGTTGTATATGGCGTTTGGATAAAACATAGCCAAAAATCTTCGTACAATTAGGCAATATACTTTTTTGGTATTCTCATCTAGTCTATTTACATCAGGCGATACGTAAGTAGGAATTATGGCATAGTGATCTGATACTTTGCTATTGTCTACGTATCTTTTTGTTTTTGAAGTAATTTTTAATGTGCCAAACGTTTTTATTTTTGCTACGTATTCTTTAAAGTGTGTATTTTTATATAAGCCATTTAAAATCTCAGGTAATGTTGGCACAATATCTGTAGTTATTACACGACTATCAGTTCTAGGATAAGTAATATATTTTTTCTCATACAGACTTTGAGCTATCTCTAATGTTTTATCCACCGGTATCTTAAATTTTTTATTAGCTTCAGATTGAAGTTCTGCCAAATTAAATAACAAAGGTGGTAACTCATTTTTTTTCTTTGAGGTGATTTTTTGTACGCACCCAATTTTGTTGGATAGCGTATCTATGAGTTTTTGTGCAATTTCTTTTGGCATATCATCATCAGTATTTTTGTCTTTTGTGGTCCATTTGCCAGTATAGTCTACATTGTTTGTGCGTGAGTGAAAGTGCGCAGCAACCTCATAATGGGTTTTTGGAACAAAGTTTTTTATCTCATTCTCCCTGTTGGCAACTAGACCTAACACACATGTCATAACGCGACCTATCGCAATTAGAGAACTTTTTTCTTCATGCAAATAAGACGAGAGTTCTTTTCCGTAGAGACAAGTGTATAATCTACTAAAATTTATACCAAATAGCCAATCTTCTTTTGCACGACTGTACGCAGAGTCGGAAAGAGCATTGTAGTCTGATATGTCTTTTGCGTTTTTAAGACCATCCAAAATAGATTCATCTGTATAGGAAGAAATCCATACGCGAAGAGCTGGCTTAGTGCACTTGCTCTCTTGATACACCAGTCGATATATATATTCTCCTTCACGTCCGCTGTCGGTGCATACGTATATTACGTCAACATCTTCTCGATTGAATAATTTCGTGATAGTGTCGAACTGTTTGCGTATACCATCATCATCTATGACAGTATATTTGTATTCAGATGGAATAATAGGTAGATCTTCTATATTCCAAAATTTATAGCGCTTGTCATAGCCATCGGGATACACCATTGTAACAAGATGGCCAAAGCACCATGTTATTATATATTTATCATTTTCACAAAAGCCAAGCGTGCGATCACTTTTCGAAATAGCAAGACCCAAAACTTTAGCGAAACTTGTCGCGACGGATGGTTTTTCTGTTATTAATAATTTTTTGCTCAATAATATACCTCCTAAATATACCACTAGTAAAAAGTGTATCACAAAAATAGTAATAACATCAAGTAATATTTTTGATTACAATGACCGATATATTTTTTTGAAATGGGTCATAAAGAGAGGTGATATGAGTGATATCTTTACTAGTGATACTTGCTATGGTTCTTATGATGTGTATAGACGGTTATTTGAGCAAGGCATTTGGGTGGA
It encodes:
- a CDS encoding AAA family ATPase; this encodes MKRLFVNEIRFSKDEVDSNIYPFNIKCLRGFEKLRIDSPVTFFCGENGAGKSTLIEGIAIALGLNPEGGSDNMQFSNYDDYSDLYKYLTISKFGVPKTKFFLRAESFYNVATDISKNGDLVYTTYGGEDLHLCSHGESFLKLVEHRFWDNGLYILDEPESALSPQSQMTLLCYINDLVKRGSQFIIATHSPILLSYERAQIIEVSKEIKEIKYEDTEAYQIYKYFLNNPSRMQKALFEG
- a CDS encoding DNA topoisomerase 3 — translated: MSKKLLITEKPSVATSFAKVLGLAISKSDRTLGFCENDKYIITWCFGHLVTMVYPDGYDKRYKFWNIEDLPIIPSEYKYTVIDDDGIRKQFDTITKLFNREDVDVIYVCTDSGREGEYIYRLVYQESKCTKPALRVWISSYTDESILDGLKNAKDISDYNALSDSAYSRAKEDWLFGINFSRLYTCLYGKELSSYLHEEKSSLIAIGRVMTCVLGLVANRENEIKNFVPKTHYEVAAHFHSRTNNVDYTGKWTTKDKNTDDDMPKEIAQKLIDTLSNKIGCVQKITSKKKNELPPLLFNLAELQSEANKKFKIPVDKTLEIAQSLYEKKYITYPRTDSRVITTDIVPTLPEILNGLYKNTHFKEYVAKIKTFGTLKITSKTKRYVDNSKVSDHYAIIPTYVSPDVNRLDENTKKVYCLIVRRFLAMFYPNAIYNTIKVETLIDNELFITNSRTLDTIGWKEVYNMPSKNSKEETLSNLGALTKKEECDVTGFDLLEKQTKPPLRYTDGSLIITMEKAGKFIEDEELREQIKTCGIGTSATRAGIIKKLHNIGYIDINKKTQAVTPTKKGLAIANLVKKTAKELLDPKLTASWEKGLSMIEQSEVSKEEFDNKLKNYVIRTMNKIRET